A single region of the Drosophila miranda strain MSH22 chromosome 2, D.miranda_PacBio2.1, whole genome shotgun sequence genome encodes:
- the LOC117185913 gene encoding uncharacterized protein LOC117185913 isoform X5, whose product MKPLIGDVEPQLMAANEKKPSEKTENKPSNISKIKKKSEENENGKRSEEPKDFSWDEEESEPSSVNEEAPPQATVGATGKLMTGEVNRLTIRKKNLYASDSRDPLEAMECSTDELSGSGSGSLIGRCPYRTVRAKGVAPTTATSQSKPGITISGRGSVVGRTGKIPVSSPKPSSQGLVSILKPFAKATPASTSSSMTASNLVVPSTPTVSSSSQVTASPLASTVGAEVGTTTTSSVVTVNSRGETEMQTDCLDIFTDQHFLEIVRPQMAEMNPRQKLNFMKKVFHSIMETFDDATDFPKAEELQHFNINTPSGFEHVSGGEMLLVRELVSLVCSAKRSDAISKPTPLPVVTDTLRPVARAKTPAPVPVAQPCYPIQRATTQCKGVNLVASPKEKEIGRNAKPSGAVTIVSLGVNSPTEELGKKSASNCSGASVSRVSPAPMGRSRKGSAVVIPATRTGVASPMNTPFGSTPAQVLLTKSGPLKVSTKSVCEPMLTLGPKPGNTNMTNLMDDVKRRLSPDPGMVPDYQRPRNSRTVAPVPGSIAGQAAAAAAPHDSKMRKSTGSVSASQEQPPPPGLALKGLVQPKPATGSPLSGGPGLSLKRSLPLANAQKSMAVVVADPQEQEMRRTQGSEEYMETAGTIAADDFSGLLKEDFDEILGM is encoded by the exons ATGAAGCCTTTAATAGGGGACGTCGAGCCGCAGCTAATGGCAGCTAATGAAAAGAAGCCATCGGAGAAAACTGAGAACAAGCCATCGAACATTtccaaaataaaaaagaaatcCGAGGAGAATGAGAATGGCAAACGGAGCGAGGAACCAAAGGACTTCAGCTGGGACGAAGAGGAGTCGGAGCCCAG TTCGGTGAACGAGGAAGCCCCACCACAAGCCACTGTTGGCGCGACCGGAAAGCTGATGACCGGCGAGGTCAATCGTTTGACCATTCGCAAGAAGAACTTGTACGCCTCTGATTCGAGGGACCCCCTCGAGGCAATGGAATGCAGCACCGACGAGTTGAGCGGCTCTGGCAGCGGCAGCCTCATCGGCCGTTGTCCATATCGCACCGTTCGTGCCAAAGGAGTAGCTCCGACTACGGCTACGTCACAGTCCAAGCCAGGCATTACCATTTCGGGTCGCGGTAGCGTCGTGGGCAGAACTGGCAAGATCCCAGTCTCAAGTCCAAAGCCAAGCAGTCAAGGCTTAGTTTCAATCTTAAAACCATTCGCCAAGGCAACTCCTGCCTCTACATCCAGCTCTATGACGGCGTCCAACCTGGTTGTGCCCTCCACGCCTACAGTctcaagcagcagccaggTGACTGCCAGTCCATTGGCGAGCACGGTCGGAGCTGAAGTGGGAACCACCACAACTAGCTCTGTCGTGACCGTAAACTCCAGAGGCGAGACAGAAATGCAGACAGATTGCCTGGACATATTCACTGATCAGCACTTTTTAGAGATTGTACGCCCACAGATGGCGGAAATGAATCCCCGCCAGAAGTTAAACTTCATGAAAAAGGTATTCCATTCCATAATGGAAACCTTTGATGACGCCACTGACTTCCCAAAGGCTGAGGAGCTGCAGCACTTCAACATTAATACACCTTCTGGCTTTGAGCACGTCTCGGGTGGTGAGATGCTCCTGGTGCGAGAGCTAGTGAGTCTGGTTTGTTCCGCCAAGCGCTCGGACGCAATCTCAAAGCCCACTCCTCTGCCTGTCGTCACGGACACTCTGCGCCCAGTGGCTCGAGCCAAAACCCCAGCTCCTGTGCCAGTTGCACAACCGTGCTACCCCATTCAGCGCGCCACCACACAGTGCAAAGGAGTAAACCTGGTCGCGTCTCCGAAGGAGAAGGAGATCGGGCGCAACGCCAAGCCGAGCGGCGCGGTCACGATTGTCAGTCTCGGTGTTAATAGCCCCACGGAGGAGCTGGGCAAGAAGAGCGCCAGCAACTGTTCGGGGGCCAGCGTCAGTCGTGTTTCCCCGGCTCCTATGGGTAGATCCAGGAAAGGCTCAGCCGTAGTCATACCCGCCACACGCACAGGGGTCGCCTCCCCGATGAACACCCCATTCGGCTCGACCCCAGCACAGGTGTTGCTCACTAAGTCCGGACCGCTCAAGGTAAGCACAAAGTCCGTCTGCGAGCCCATGTTGACTTTAGGCCCGAAACCCGGCAACACAAACATGACGAATCTCATGGATGACGTCAAGCGTCGCCTGAGCCCCGACCCCGGCATGGTCCCGGACTACCAGCGGCCCCGCAACTCCAGGACCGTCGCACCTGTCCCCGGATCTATAGCTGGCCAAGCAgcagctgccgctgccccaCACGACAGTAAGATGAGGAAGTCGACAGGTAGCGTATCCGCCAGCCAGGAGCAGCCCCCGCCGCCCGGCTTGGCTCTCAAAGGCCTCGTGCAGCCCAAGCCGGCCACCGGTTCCCCCCTTTCAGGTGGGCCCGGCCTTTCCCTGAAACGGAGCCTTCCGTTGGCCAACGCCCAAAAAAGCATGGCTGTTGTGGTAGCCGATCCGCAAGAGCAGGAAATGCGTCGAACCCAAGGTTCAGAAGAGTATATGGAGACCGCTGGTACCATCGCAGCCGATGACTTCTCGGGcttgctgaaggaagattttgacGAAATTTTGGGCATGTAA
- the LOC117185913 gene encoding flocculation protein FLO11-like isoform X2: protein MKPLIGDVEPQLMAANEKKPSEKTENKPSNISKIKKKSEENENGKRSEEPKDFSWDEEESEPSSEKEEESESSSEDEEESESSSEDEEESESSSEESEPSSVNEEAPPQATVGATGKLMTGEVNRLTIRKKNLYASDSRDPLEAMECSTDELSGSGSGSLIGRCPYRTVRAKGVAPTTATSQSKPGITISGRGSVVGRTGKIPVSSPKPSSQGLVSILKPFAKATPASTSSSMTASNLVVPSTPTVSSSSQVTASPLASTVGAEVGTTTTSSVVTVNSRGETEMQTDCLDIFTDQHFLEIVRPQMAEMNPRQKLNFMKKVFHSIMETFDDATDFPKAEELQHFNINTPSGFEHVSGGEMLLVRELVSLVCSAKRSDAISKPTPLPVVTDTLRPVARAKTPAPVPVAQPCYPIQRATTQCKGVNLVASPKEKEIGRNAKPSGAVTIVSLGVNSPTEELGKKSASNCSGASVSRVSPAPMGRSRKGSAVVIPATRTGVASPMNTPFGSTPAQVLLTKSGPLKVSTKSVCEPMLTLGPKPGNTNMTNLMDDVKRRLSPDPGMVPDYQRPRNSRTVAPVPGSIAGQAAAAAAPHDSKMRKSTGSVSASQEQPPPPGLALKGLVQPKPATGSPLSGGPGLSLKRSLPLANAQKSMAVVVADPQEQEMRRTQGSEEYMETAGTIAADDFSGLLKEDFDEILGM, encoded by the coding sequence ATGAAGCCTTTAATAGGGGACGTCGAGCCGCAGCTAATGGCAGCTAATGAAAAGAAGCCATCGGAGAAAACTGAGAACAAGCCATCGAACATTtccaaaataaaaaagaaatcCGAGGAGAATGAGAATGGCAAACGGAGCGAGGAACCAAAGGACTTCAGCTGGGACGAAGAGGAGTCGGAGCCCAGTtcggagaaggaggaggagtcGGAGTCCAGTTcggaggacgaggaggagtcGGAGTCCAGTTcggaggacgaggaggagtcGGAGTCCAGTTCGGAGGAGTCGGAACCCAGTTCGGTGAACGAGGAAGCCCCACCACAAGCCACTGTTGGCGCGACCGGAAAGCTGATGACCGGCGAGGTCAATCGTTTGACCATTCGCAAGAAGAACTTGTACGCCTCTGATTCGAGGGACCCCCTCGAGGCAATGGAATGCAGCACCGACGAGTTGAGCGGCTCTGGCAGCGGCAGCCTCATCGGCCGTTGTCCATATCGCACCGTTCGTGCCAAAGGAGTAGCTCCGACTACGGCTACGTCACAGTCCAAGCCAGGCATTACCATTTCGGGTCGCGGTAGCGTCGTGGGCAGAACTGGCAAGATCCCAGTCTCAAGTCCAAAGCCAAGCAGTCAAGGCTTAGTTTCAATCTTAAAACCATTCGCCAAGGCAACTCCTGCCTCTACATCCAGCTCTATGACGGCGTCCAACCTGGTTGTGCCCTCCACGCCTACAGTctcaagcagcagccaggTGACTGCCAGTCCATTGGCGAGCACGGTCGGAGCTGAAGTGGGAACCACCACAACTAGCTCTGTCGTGACCGTAAACTCCAGAGGCGAGACAGAAATGCAGACAGATTGCCTGGACATATTCACTGATCAGCACTTTTTAGAGATTGTACGCCCACAGATGGCGGAAATGAATCCCCGCCAGAAGTTAAACTTCATGAAAAAGGTATTCCATTCCATAATGGAAACCTTTGATGACGCCACTGACTTCCCAAAGGCTGAGGAGCTGCAGCACTTCAACATTAATACACCTTCTGGCTTTGAGCACGTCTCGGGTGGTGAGATGCTCCTGGTGCGAGAGCTAGTGAGTCTGGTTTGTTCCGCCAAGCGCTCGGACGCAATCTCAAAGCCCACTCCTCTGCCTGTCGTCACGGACACTCTGCGCCCAGTGGCTCGAGCCAAAACCCCAGCTCCTGTGCCAGTTGCACAACCGTGCTACCCCATTCAGCGCGCCACCACACAGTGCAAAGGAGTAAACCTGGTCGCGTCTCCGAAGGAGAAGGAGATCGGGCGCAACGCCAAGCCGAGCGGCGCGGTCACGATTGTCAGTCTCGGTGTTAATAGCCCCACGGAGGAGCTGGGCAAGAAGAGCGCCAGCAACTGTTCGGGGGCCAGCGTCAGTCGTGTTTCCCCGGCTCCTATGGGTAGATCCAGGAAAGGCTCAGCCGTAGTCATACCCGCCACACGCACAGGGGTCGCCTCCCCGATGAACACCCCATTCGGCTCGACCCCAGCACAGGTGTTGCTCACTAAGTCCGGACCGCTCAAGGTAAGCACAAAGTCCGTCTGCGAGCCCATGTTGACTTTAGGCCCGAAACCCGGCAACACAAACATGACGAATCTCATGGATGACGTCAAGCGTCGCCTGAGCCCCGACCCCGGCATGGTCCCGGACTACCAGCGGCCCCGCAACTCCAGGACCGTCGCACCTGTCCCCGGATCTATAGCTGGCCAAGCAgcagctgccgctgccccaCACGACAGTAAGATGAGGAAGTCGACAGGTAGCGTATCCGCCAGCCAGGAGCAGCCCCCGCCGCCCGGCTTGGCTCTCAAAGGCCTCGTGCAGCCCAAGCCGGCCACCGGTTCCCCCCTTTCAGGTGGGCCCGGCCTTTCCCTGAAACGGAGCCTTCCGTTGGCCAACGCCCAAAAAAGCATGGCTGTTGTGGTAGCCGATCCGCAAGAGCAGGAAATGCGTCGAACCCAAGGTTCAGAAGAGTATATGGAGACCGCTGGTACCATCGCAGCCGATGACTTCTCGGGcttgctgaaggaagattttgacGAAATTTTGGGCATGTAA